The Mytilus galloprovincialis chromosome 7, xbMytGall1.hap1.1, whole genome shotgun sequence genome has a window encoding:
- the LOC143083925 gene encoding tyrosinase-like protein: MRSYYLLMVFIPASALIVEDVFPPSLAECYSGQVDKNTTPYDVQTSCLEKFLGHMYKNTSSIDLGKDAFDWFDSLGRKLHIRLRRQSRYSLRVRKEIRTLSQTELINFFDAVNALKNDKSVKPNKYDSFAIMHQGDVGASAHDGPNFVSWHRYFLVLFENALREKNSRVTLPYWDSRADYLMTNKEDSILFTEFFLGNAKGVVYTGPFAFWSTPTNPSTLLRREIGVVGSPVHPERLKTVFTKKYHREILRTSTPDSSYANLESHHDNVHRWVGGNTGQMSSIIFSPMDPVFWLLHCFVDYLWEQFRENQKKLGINSETDYPATTITAHKPNRLMDNLKPPKKNIDGYSNSFTRQIYRYADAPTCDNNCGKAFRGFLYCDRSKKGCVSGSRFDFIKFGGFSHVTNYYPSKGKGRKTQIPLSMSKLQSAPAPSMAADNSIRSGTILAFEGPENKILSATESAPKSTTLFRTHFDNTAARARRSADFSLIGNSFKIGFDINLRLKQEMKNLSSLNSASYQFDNLAFSPIAIINRHNRYRYPGQDGTKNQRTFNITFQTEGFSYNGRHIDFISIDERTHTSESVGLIMFEKPVSGETKTYVRVYDSNGVMCQPSCLVSKSSYKECSGMIKITSDYPRMYVDSYNEAFHSEITPFLKFICVN; encoded by the exons ATGAGGTCTTATTACCTTTTAATGGTATTTATTCCGGCGTCAGCACTCATTGTCGAAGATGTTTTCCCACCAAGTTTAGCAGAATGTTACTCTGGACAAGTTGACAAAAACACCACTCCATATGATGTTCAAACGAGCTGTTTGGAAAAATTTTTGGGTCATATGTACAAAAATACTAGCTCAATAGATTTAGGGAAGGATGCATTTGACTGGTTCGATTCGCTCGGCAGAAAATTACACATTCGACTGAGAAGACAATCACGTTACAGTTTGCGCGTGAGGAAGGAAATAAGAACATTAAGTCAAACTGAATTAATCAATTTTTTTGACGCAGTAAATGCCCTGAAAAATGACAAG AGTGTCAAACCGAACAAATATGATTCGTTTGCAATAATGCACCAAGGAGACGTCGGAGCATCTGCACATGATGGTCCAAACTTTGTTAGCTGGCATAGATATTTCCTAGTATT ATTCGAAAATGCTCTTCGGGAAAAAAATAGCAGAGTTACTCTTCCTTACTGGGATTCAAGAGCAGATTACCTGATGACAAACAAGGAGGATTCTATTTTATTTACTGAATTCTTTCTGGGGAATGCCAAAGGCGTTGTGTATACAGGTCCATTTGCATTTTGGTCAACGCCAACAAACCCGAGTACGTTGTTGAGACGAGAAATCGGAGTAGTAGGCTCTCCAGTTCATCCAGAGAGGTTAAAAACagtgtttacaaaaaaatatcatcgGGAAATTCTTAGGACAAGTACTCCAGATAGTAGTTATGCCAATTTAGAGTCTCACCATGATAATGTTCACAGGTGGGTCGGAGGAAACACTGGACAGATGTCGAGCATAATATTTAGTCCAATGGATCCAGTTTTCTGGCTTCTGCATTGCTTTGTAGATTACCTTTGGGAACAATTtagagaaaatcaaaagaaattagGAATAAATTCAGAAACAGACTACCCAGCAACCACTATAACAGCACATAAGCCAAATAGACTTATGGATAATTTAAAACCACCAAAGAAGAATATTGATGGGTATAGTAATTCATTTACCAGGCAAATTTACAGGTATGCAGATGCTCCAACTTGTGATAACAATTGCGGAAAAGCGTTTAGGGGATTTCTGTACTGTGATAGAAGTAAAAAAGGATGTGTTTCCGGATCGAGGTTcgatttcattaaatttggaggaTTTAGTCACGTGACAAACTATTACCCGTCAAAGGGAAAAGGTAGAAAGACACAGATTCCTCTATCTATGTCTAAGTTACAATCTGCGCCTGCACCATCGATGGCGGCAGATAATAGTATTAGAAGTGGAACTATTTTAGCATTTGAAGGCCCAGAGAACAAAATACTATCTGCAACAGAGTCAGCTCCGAAAAGCACAACATTATTTAGGACCCACTTCGATAATACTGCAGCAAGAGCTCGTAGATCAGCTGATTTCAGTTTAATAGGCAATAGTTTCAAAATTGGCTTTGATATAAATCTTCGTTTAAAACAAGAGATGAAAAACCTCAGTTCTTTGAATAGTGCTTCTTATCAATTCGACAATTTAGCATTTTCCCCAATAGCAATTATAAACAGACACAACAGGTATCGGTACCCAGGACAAGATGGAACTAAAAACCAAAGaacatttaacattacatttcaGACAGAAGGATTCTCCTACAATGGTCGACATATTGACTTTATTTCTATAGATGAACGCACGCACACGTCTGAATCAGTTGGTCTTATTATGTTTGAGAAGCCAGTATCTGGTGAAACGAAAACATACGTTAGGGTCTACGACTCAAACGGTGTAATGTGTCAACCGAGTTGTCTTGTATCAAAATCATCGTATAAGGAGTGTTCGGGAATGATCAAAATTACGTCTGATTATCCTCGTATGTACGTTGATTCATATAATGAGGCGTTTCATTCAGAAATAACaccatttctgaaatttatttgtGTAAATTAA